A section of the Telopea speciosissima isolate NSW1024214 ecotype Mountain lineage chromosome 3, Tspe_v1, whole genome shotgun sequence genome encodes:
- the LOC122657026 gene encoding syntaxin-22-like isoform X1 has protein sequence MSFQDLQNDGKTSSVGRSSSQNPSQTVAAGIFQINTAVAGFRRLVDAIGTSKDTPDHRQKLHNSRQRIGQLVKETSAKLKSLSDSDHASNVNPRKKVEDAKLARDFQATLQDFQKAQQLAAERESAYAPSIQPTSSLTSSYHAFANSSSSAENEASDRDHESQPFLSEQRRQEVLLLGNEVAFNEAIIEEREQGIKDIQQEIGQANEIFRDLAVLVHEQGVVIDDIQSNIEASSAATTQAKVQLSKAHKNVKSRSSWCWWVLVIFVLVVVILLLFLII, from the exons ATGAGCTTCCAAGATCTACAAAATGACGGCAAAACCTCGTCCGTCGGCCGGAGTTCCTCTCAGAACCCTTCTCAGACCGTGGCCGCTGGAATATTCCAGATCAACACGGCCGTCGCCGGCTTCCGGCGACTTGTTGACGCCATTGGAACCTCGAAGGACACTCCTGATCACCGTCAGAAGCT GCACAATTCAAGGCAACGGATCGGGCAGTTAGTGAAGGAGACTTCTGCTAAGCTCAAATCACTTAGCGATTCAGATCATGCTAGTAATGTTAAT CCAAGGAAGAAAGTAGAAGATGCTAAGCTTGCAAGAGATTTTCAAGCTACCTTGCAAGATTTCCAGAAAGCCCAACAGCTTGCCGCAGAGCGTGAGTCAGCTTATGCGCCTTCTATCCAACCAACTTCTTCACTGACAAG TTCTTATCATGCTTTTGCAAACAGTTCCTCTTCTGCTGAAAATGAAGCTTCTGATAGGGATCATGAAAGTCAACCTTTTCTAAGTGAACAGAGGAG ACAAGAGGTACTACTGCTGGGTAATGAGGTTGCATTCAATGAGGCTATAATAGAGGAGAGGGAGCAGGGAATTAAAGATATACAACAAGAAATTGGACAAGCAAATGAGATATTTCGGGACCTTGCTGTTCTAGTTCATGAGCAAGGAGTGGTGATAG ATGACATTCAATCAAACATTGAAGCTTCATCTGCTGCAACAACGCAAGCTAAAGTGCAACTTTCGAAGGCTCACAAGAATGTCAAATCTAGATCATCATGG TGTTGGTGGGTACTGGTGATTTTCGTATTAGTGGTGGTCATTCTCCTCCTTTTCCTTATCATATAA
- the LOC122657026 gene encoding syntaxin-22-like isoform X2, translating to MSFQDLQNDGKTSSVGRSSSQNPSQTVAAGIFQINTAVAGFRRLVDAIGTSKDTPDHRQKLHNSRQRIGQLVKETSAKLKSLSDSDHASNVNPRKKVEDAKLARDFQATLQDFQKAQQLAAERESAYAPSIQPTSSLTSSSSAENEASDRDHESQPFLSEQRRQEVLLLGNEVAFNEAIIEEREQGIKDIQQEIGQANEIFRDLAVLVHEQGVVIDDIQSNIEASSAATTQAKVQLSKAHKNVKSRSSWCWWVLVIFVLVVVILLLFLII from the exons ATGAGCTTCCAAGATCTACAAAATGACGGCAAAACCTCGTCCGTCGGCCGGAGTTCCTCTCAGAACCCTTCTCAGACCGTGGCCGCTGGAATATTCCAGATCAACACGGCCGTCGCCGGCTTCCGGCGACTTGTTGACGCCATTGGAACCTCGAAGGACACTCCTGATCACCGTCAGAAGCT GCACAATTCAAGGCAACGGATCGGGCAGTTAGTGAAGGAGACTTCTGCTAAGCTCAAATCACTTAGCGATTCAGATCATGCTAGTAATGTTAAT CCAAGGAAGAAAGTAGAAGATGCTAAGCTTGCAAGAGATTTTCAAGCTACCTTGCAAGATTTCCAGAAAGCCCAACAGCTTGCCGCAGAGCGTGAGTCAGCTTATGCGCCTTCTATCCAACCAACTTCTTCACTGACAAG TTCCTCTTCTGCTGAAAATGAAGCTTCTGATAGGGATCATGAAAGTCAACCTTTTCTAAGTGAACAGAGGAG ACAAGAGGTACTACTGCTGGGTAATGAGGTTGCATTCAATGAGGCTATAATAGAGGAGAGGGAGCAGGGAATTAAAGATATACAACAAGAAATTGGACAAGCAAATGAGATATTTCGGGACCTTGCTGTTCTAGTTCATGAGCAAGGAGTGGTGATAG ATGACATTCAATCAAACATTGAAGCTTCATCTGCTGCAACAACGCAAGCTAAAGTGCAACTTTCGAAGGCTCACAAGAATGTCAAATCTAGATCATCATGG TGTTGGTGGGTACTGGTGATTTTCGTATTAGTGGTGGTCATTCTCCTCCTTTTCCTTATCATATAA